A single Candidatus Eisenbacteria bacterium DNA region contains:
- a CDS encoding tetratricopeptide repeat protein, which translates to MDRGRVEEARALLKGVDPALLPRALGEAAAFLSASIAEDAGTVDRLLDEYLNNYPRGPHRRAAALALAKSQYAQGDYREAENLLSIFSPGVERDPLGRDGLIWRGLSQLGRGDAAGALQHFKSAKQDLDGSSEEEPYYFAVAEAALRASRPREAVEALKVILARYPRGDYAPQALYAMGISLETMGRGADAAAVFRQVAQRFPDSYEATRARDRGIRSAGPPMLGLPIGGGYAIQVGAFARRELAEALGKDLRLAGVGDVAVLEGREATPIYRVRAGAYATRDEARALGERLRRERGFSYTIVPR; encoded by the coding sequence GTGGACCGCGGCCGGGTCGAGGAGGCCCGCGCGCTCCTCAAAGGGGTGGATCCCGCCCTGCTTCCCCGCGCCCTGGGCGAGGCCGCGGCCTTTCTTTCCGCCTCGATCGCGGAGGACGCCGGCACGGTGGATCGCCTGCTCGATGAATATCTCAACAACTATCCGCGCGGACCCCACAGGCGCGCGGCGGCCTTGGCCCTCGCCAAGAGCCAGTATGCGCAAGGGGACTACCGGGAGGCGGAAAACCTCCTCAGTATTTTCTCCCCGGGGGTCGAGCGCGATCCTCTCGGACGGGACGGTCTCATTTGGCGCGGGCTCTCCCAGCTCGGCCGCGGGGACGCGGCGGGAGCTCTGCAGCACTTCAAATCGGCCAAACAGGATCTGGACGGAAGCAGCGAGGAGGAACCCTACTACTTCGCCGTGGCCGAAGCCGCGCTCCGCGCGAGCAGGCCGCGGGAGGCCGTGGAGGCGCTCAAGGTGATCCTCGCGCGGTATCCGCGCGGAGATTATGCGCCCCAAGCGCTCTACGCGATGGGGATCTCGCTCGAAACCATGGGGCGGGGCGCCGACGCGGCCGCCGTGTTCCGCCAGGTCGCGCAGCGATTCCCCGACTCCTACGAGGCAACCCGGGCGCGCGACCGCGGGATTCGCTCGGCCGGGCCGCCGATGCTCGGGCTGCCGATCGGGGGCGGATATGCGATCCAGGTCGGCGCCTTCGCGCGGCGCGAGCTGGCCGAGGCTCTCGGGAAGGACCTGAGACTCGCCGGCGTCGGCGACGTCGCCGTGCTGGAAGGGCGCGAAGCGACTCCCATCTACCGCGTCCGCGCGGGGGCGTACGCGACGCGCGACGAAGCGCGGGCGCTCGGGGAGAGGCTCCGCCGCGAGCGCGGCTTCTCCTACACCATCGTGCCGCGCTGA
- a CDS encoding tetratricopeptide repeat protein — MPALYAFVLGGGVLALVGWAAWTLSGGFTVDRAGPDTPYRHAMDALLRGDRDEALLAFTETVRIDTDNADAYIHLGNLLRERGEAGRAFHIHRELTVRPGQTLAQQRAAREGLVLDLIALRRPEEAVEEAETLLELDPKDGRALRILLRAHEAARDWEGAFEVRSELARANGERANEALASYRSAIGESYLRAGKIREAEKHLRGALRLERNHPAALLRLGDIYYDRARPERAVVLWKGLARTHPERANLVLERLETAYFERGRFSEMAQTYEEMLARNPRDARIMVALARMHIKKGDLLEASRALGEALEIEPESLSARLLLVDVHRRRGDLSHALDEVEALLKRFQSTERFSCPACGTASDEYWTRCPACSAWSTVA, encoded by the coding sequence ATGCCGGCCCTCTACGCCTTCGTCTTGGGGGGCGGGGTGTTGGCGCTGGTGGGCTGGGCCGCGTGGACCCTTTCCGGAGGGTTCACCGTGGACCGCGCGGGGCCGGACACGCCGTACCGGCACGCGATGGACGCCCTCCTCCGCGGGGACCGCGACGAGGCGCTCCTCGCCTTTACCGAGACGGTTCGAATCGACACCGACAACGCGGACGCCTACATCCACCTGGGGAACTTGCTCCGGGAGCGGGGCGAGGCGGGCCGCGCCTTCCACATCCACCGTGAGCTGACGGTGCGGCCTGGGCAGACTTTGGCCCAGCAGCGGGCGGCGCGTGAGGGGCTCGTGTTGGATCTCATCGCGCTCCGCCGACCGGAGGAGGCGGTGGAGGAGGCGGAGACGCTCCTCGAGCTTGACCCAAAGGACGGACGCGCGCTCAGGATCCTGCTTCGCGCCCACGAGGCGGCCCGGGACTGGGAGGGCGCCTTCGAGGTGCGCTCGGAGCTTGCCCGGGCGAACGGCGAACGCGCCAACGAGGCGCTCGCCAGCTACCGCTCCGCCATCGGGGAGAGCTATTTGCGCGCCGGAAAGATCCGGGAGGCGGAGAAGCATCTCCGGGGCGCGCTCCGCCTCGAGCGAAACCATCCCGCCGCCCTGCTCCGGCTCGGCGATATCTACTACGATCGCGCCCGCCCGGAGCGCGCGGTCGTCCTCTGGAAAGGACTTGCCCGGACGCACCCGGAACGAGCCAACCTCGTGCTCGAGCGCCTGGAGACCGCGTATTTCGAGCGCGGACGATTCAGCGAAATGGCGCAGACCTACGAAGAGATGCTCGCGCGCAATCCTCGGGATGCGAGGATCATGGTCGCGCTCGCTCGGATGCACATCAAGAAGGGCGATCTCCTCGAGGCGAGCCGCGCTCTCGGCGAGGCGCTCGAGATCGAGCCCGAGTCTCTGTCGGCGAGGTTGCTTCTCGTCGACGTGCACCGCCGGCGAGGCGACCTGAGCCACGCCCTCGACGAAGTGGAAGCGCTCTTGAAGCGGTTTCAAAGCACCGAACGCTTTTCGTGCCCTGCCTGCGGCACCGCCTCCGATGAGTACTGGACCCGGTGCCCCGCGTGCTCCGCGTGGTCGACCGTCGCATGA
- a CDS encoding LapA family protein, with translation MWILKNLAWLLVMIVVVGFAVLNVNGRVTEIRLPGATYVDLPLTVILFAAFALGMFLAFILTSIHYLKGRAAMGRLARENQSLKEELRSLRNLPLEDLRIDEKQGGED, from the coding sequence ATGTGGATTCTCAAGAATCTCGCCTGGCTTCTAGTCATGATTGTCGTTGTGGGCTTTGCGGTTCTGAACGTGAACGGGCGCGTCACGGAAATCAGGCTCCCCGGCGCGACCTACGTAGACCTCCCTCTCACCGTGATCCTCTTCGCCGCCTTCGCCCTGGGGATGTTTCTCGCGTTCATCCTGACGTCGATTCACTACCTGAAGGGCCGGGCGGCGATGGGCCGCCTCGCGCGAGAAAACCAGAGCCTGAAGGAAGAGCTTCGTTCCCTGCGCAACCTTCCTCTGGAGGACCTGAGGATCGACGAGAAGCAAGGCGGCGAGGACTGA
- a CDS encoding 30S ribosomal protein S1 codes for MVRRHEEDVDVKDESADDAEVETKPRKRKPQTRLIHDEGGDEGAITAVGTQELDTDEDSASMMGQWLQLYEDSLKDLEEGEIVRGRVLKIDDKEVTVDVGFKSEGVIPVEEFPDLEGVKVGDEIEVFLEKTENQDGLVVLSKQRADFVKVWDRVKTAADQGQLVEGKLVRKIKGGVVVDLYGVEAFLPGSQIALRQVQNVDSLIGQGMEFKIIKLNKRRRNIVVSRRAVLEEHRAKQKSEIIQELAKDQVREGVVKNITDFGAFVDLGGIDGLLHITDMSWGRVSHPSELVSIGEKVKVKVLSFDPEKERISLGMKQLTPYPWEDVEKRYQVAQKVKGKVVSITDYGAFVELEKGIEGLVHISEMSWTRHVRHPSKVVAIGDQIEAVILKIDKENEKISLGLKQTEPDPWLTLDQRFPIGTKLAGKVRNLTNFGAFVEIEEGIDGLVHISDMSWTRRVVHPSEVLKKGDKVDVVVLSIDKDARRISLGLKQVSEDPWPTLAEKYIPDLIVKGKVVRLLDRGVIVDLEEGLEGFIPLSQLGVEGLKKPADSFTMGDDLNLKVTRVDTQAHRIILSVRAWLADQPQPVQAEFQTKFKPSPSAESSTEEPVTVEAEETGDAATDF; via the coding sequence ATGGTTCGACGTCATGAAGAGGATGTGGACGTAAAGGACGAGTCGGCGGACGACGCCGAGGTCGAGACGAAGCCCCGTAAGCGCAAACCGCAGACGAGGCTCATCCACGACGAAGGCGGAGACGAGGGCGCGATCACCGCCGTCGGCACCCAGGAGCTCGATACCGACGAGGACTCCGCGAGCATGATGGGGCAATGGCTCCAGCTCTACGAGGACTCGCTCAAGGACCTGGAAGAAGGCGAAATCGTCCGCGGCCGCGTCCTCAAGATCGACGACAAGGAAGTCACGGTGGACGTCGGGTTCAAGTCCGAAGGCGTCATTCCTGTCGAAGAGTTTCCGGATCTCGAAGGAGTGAAGGTCGGGGACGAGATCGAGGTCTTCCTCGAGAAAACTGAGAATCAGGACGGCCTCGTGGTGCTCTCGAAGCAGCGGGCCGACTTCGTCAAGGTGTGGGACCGCGTGAAAACCGCCGCGGATCAAGGGCAGCTCGTGGAAGGCAAGCTGGTGCGGAAGATCAAGGGCGGCGTCGTGGTCGATCTCTACGGGGTCGAGGCGTTCCTTCCCGGGTCGCAGATCGCGCTCCGGCAGGTTCAGAACGTGGACTCCCTGATCGGTCAGGGAATGGAGTTCAAGATCATCAAGCTCAACAAGAGGCGCCGGAACATCGTCGTCTCCCGGCGCGCCGTCCTCGAGGAGCATCGAGCCAAGCAAAAGAGCGAAATCATCCAGGAGCTGGCGAAGGACCAGGTTCGTGAGGGTGTGGTGAAGAACATCACCGATTTCGGCGCCTTCGTGGACTTGGGAGGCATCGACGGCCTGCTGCACATCACCGACATGTCCTGGGGACGCGTGAGCCACCCGTCCGAGCTGGTCTCGATCGGCGAGAAGGTGAAGGTGAAGGTCCTCTCGTTCGATCCGGAGAAAGAACGGATCTCGCTCGGCATGAAACAGCTCACGCCCTACCCGTGGGAGGACGTCGAAAAGCGCTATCAGGTCGCCCAGAAGGTCAAGGGGAAGGTGGTCTCGATCACCGACTACGGCGCCTTCGTGGAGCTGGAGAAGGGAATCGAGGGGCTCGTCCATATCTCGGAGATGTCCTGGACACGCCACGTGCGACATCCTTCGAAGGTCGTCGCGATCGGCGATCAAATCGAGGCGGTCATTCTCAAGATCGACAAGGAGAACGAGAAGATCTCGCTCGGCCTGAAGCAGACCGAGCCGGATCCGTGGCTCACCCTCGACCAGCGGTTCCCGATCGGCACCAAGCTCGCCGGAAAGGTCCGGAACCTGACGAATTTCGGCGCCTTCGTCGAGATCGAGGAGGGGATCGACGGTCTCGTGCACATCAGCGACATGTCCTGGACCCGACGCGTCGTGCACCCCAGCGAAGTATTGAAGAAAGGGGACAAGGTCGACGTGGTGGTCCTCTCGATCGACAAGGATGCCCGGAGGATTTCCCTGGGCTTGAAGCAGGTGAGCGAAGATCCGTGGCCCACCCTCGCCGAAAAATACATCCCGGACCTGATCGTGAAGGGGAAGGTGGTCCGCCTCCTGGACCGCGGCGTGATCGTGGACTTGGAGGAAGGGCTCGAGGGCTTCATCCCGCTCTCCCAGCTGGGAGTGGAGGGGCTCAAGAAGCCGGCGGACAGCTTCACGATGGGGGATGACCTGAACCTCAAGGTCACGCGCGTGGACACGCAGGCGCATCGGATCATTCTCAGCGTGCGCGCGTGGCTGGCCGACCAACCTCAGCCGGTCCAGGCCGAGTTCCAGACCAAGTTCAAGCCGAGTCCGTCCGCGGAGTCCTCGACCGAGGAACCCGTCACGGTCGAGGCCGAGGAGACCGGGGACGCGGCAACCGATTTTTGA
- the mutS gene encoding DNA mismatch repair protein MutS — METTPMLDQYRRLKAEHPGTILFFRMGDFYETFGEDALVASRVLGIALTSRDKKKDDSIPLAGVPHHAVDGYLRTLVQEGHSVAIAEQMEPASEARGLVDRQVIEVLTPGTITRSGILNAVDSNYIVALHPGAERIGVSVAEVSTGEFRVGEVASEDLAALLLEYPSREILCPDGVPADLGLPKIAPRAHVTRWDAVRFDARAGRQALERKFQVRSLDSFGLGDPGLGFGAAGALLDYLRSLKKSDLPQIGTVLALREGPSLVVDEVTLRNLEILESQAGPEHTLLHLLDRTETAMGGRALRALLRAPCAELEVLSARLDRTELFALTPRLRAEIRERLHRMPDLERALGLLGSGRATPRDLGTLRDALLRLPDVAKTLESHRNPVTEAWRAALPDLSAPASELGRALADELPLAATQGGIIREGYDPVLDERRREASTSRAQVLALEASERARTGIHNLKVGFNRVFGYYLEVTRSQLGRVPPDYVRRQTLAGAERFVTPDLTRMEERIEASSIESHRLEAEHFQKLRDLATREMPRIQSAARVLAALDLHLALGDCAARERWVRPSLAEDRGLRLIASRHPMVERSLEPGAFQPNDVALDPEQEQIWLITGPNMAGKSTFLRQVGLAVYLAHIGSFVPCAEARIGLVDRIFTRVGASDQIARGASTFFVEMQETATILRQASDRSLVLLDEVGRGTSTYDGLSLAWAVTETLHDGPGARPRTLFATHYHELTDLESRLPRLKNRTVRVEERGHEIVFLHALAPGRADRSYGIHVAKLAGLPEGVLSRAREILARLEAGDRAPEEPAATDAAEKERVEEARAPSRVAPRFEAALARELARVAVESMTPLDALNELARLRDRAQKSREH; from the coding sequence ATGGAAACGACCCCGATGCTCGATCAGTACCGGCGGCTCAAGGCCGAGCATCCCGGAACGATCCTTTTTTTCCGGATGGGGGATTTCTACGAGACGTTTGGAGAGGACGCGCTCGTCGCCTCGCGAGTCCTCGGAATCGCGCTCACGAGCCGCGACAAGAAGAAGGATGATTCGATCCCGCTGGCGGGGGTGCCGCACCATGCGGTCGATGGATACCTTCGCACCCTCGTGCAGGAGGGGCATTCGGTGGCGATCGCGGAGCAGATGGAGCCGGCGTCCGAAGCGCGCGGCCTCGTGGATCGGCAGGTCATCGAGGTTCTCACGCCGGGAACCATCACCCGAAGCGGAATCCTCAACGCGGTCGACAGCAATTACATCGTGGCCCTTCACCCGGGCGCGGAACGGATCGGGGTCTCGGTGGCCGAGGTCTCCACCGGAGAGTTCCGGGTGGGGGAGGTCGCGAGCGAGGACCTGGCGGCGCTTCTCCTCGAATATCCTTCGCGCGAGATCCTTTGCCCCGACGGGGTCCCAGCCGACCTCGGCCTCCCGAAGATCGCCCCCCGCGCCCACGTGACCCGCTGGGACGCCGTACGGTTCGACGCGCGCGCGGGGCGTCAAGCCCTCGAGCGGAAATTCCAGGTCCGGAGCTTGGATTCGTTCGGGCTCGGCGACCCCGGGCTTGGATTCGGAGCCGCCGGCGCGCTTCTCGACTACCTCCGCTCCCTCAAGAAATCGGACCTGCCTCAGATCGGGACGGTCCTCGCGCTCCGTGAGGGACCGTCGCTCGTGGTGGACGAGGTCACGTTGCGGAACTTGGAGATCCTGGAATCCCAGGCCGGTCCCGAGCATACGCTGCTCCATCTCCTCGACAGGACCGAGACGGCGATGGGGGGGCGGGCGCTCCGGGCGCTCCTTCGCGCTCCGTGCGCCGAGCTTGAGGTTCTGAGCGCGCGCCTTGACCGAACCGAGCTCTTCGCTCTCACGCCACGTCTTCGCGCCGAGATCCGCGAGCGGCTTCACCGGATGCCGGACCTGGAGCGCGCCCTCGGGCTCCTCGGTTCCGGCCGCGCCACGCCGCGCGACCTCGGAACGCTTCGGGACGCGTTGCTCCGGCTCCCGGACGTGGCGAAGACGCTCGAGTCGCACCGGAACCCCGTGACGGAGGCGTGGCGCGCGGCGCTCCCGGACCTCTCCGCGCCGGCCTCGGAGCTCGGCCGCGCTTTGGCGGACGAGCTTCCCCTCGCCGCGACCCAGGGAGGAATCATCCGTGAGGGATACGATCCCGTGCTCGACGAGCGGCGCCGGGAGGCGTCCACCTCCCGCGCGCAGGTATTGGCGCTCGAGGCGAGCGAGCGTGCGCGGACCGGGATCCACAATCTCAAGGTTGGCTTCAACCGCGTGTTCGGGTATTACCTCGAGGTCACCCGCTCCCAGCTCGGACGCGTTCCTCCGGACTACGTCCGGCGCCAGACCCTGGCGGGCGCGGAACGATTCGTCACCCCCGATCTCACGCGGATGGAGGAGCGGATCGAGGCATCGAGCATCGAGAGCCACCGGCTCGAGGCCGAACACTTTCAAAAGCTGCGCGATCTCGCCACCCGCGAGATGCCGCGGATCCAGTCCGCGGCCCGCGTCCTCGCGGCGCTGGATCTCCATCTCGCCCTGGGAGACTGCGCGGCCCGCGAGCGATGGGTGCGGCCCTCGCTCGCCGAAGACCGCGGCCTCCGCCTGATCGCTTCGCGTCATCCCATGGTGGAGCGTTCGCTCGAGCCCGGCGCCTTCCAGCCGAACGACGTCGCGCTCGATCCCGAACAAGAACAGATCTGGCTCATCACCGGGCCCAACATGGCCGGGAAGTCCACCTTCCTCCGGCAAGTCGGCCTCGCCGTCTACCTCGCGCACATCGGCTCGTTCGTACCCTGCGCCGAGGCCAGGATCGGCCTCGTGGACCGGATCTTCACGCGCGTCGGCGCCTCGGATCAGATCGCGCGGGGGGCTTCCACCTTCTTCGTGGAGATGCAGGAGACGGCGACGATCCTGCGCCAGGCAAGCGACCGAAGCCTGGTGCTGCTCGACGAGGTGGGGCGCGGCACGAGCACCTACGACGGGCTGAGCCTGGCCTGGGCGGTGACCGAAACGCTCCACGACGGCCCCGGCGCCAGACCCCGGACGCTTTTCGCCACCCACTACCACGAGCTGACCGATCTCGAGTCGAGGCTCCCGCGCCTCAAGAACCGCACGGTGCGCGTCGAGGAGCGCGGGCACGAGATCGTCTTCCTCCATGCCCTGGCGCCCGGGCGCGCCGACCGCTCCTACGGGATCCACGTGGCGAAGCTCGCGGGGCTCCCCGAGGGCGTGTTGAGCCGGGCGCGGGAGATCCTCGCGAGGCTCGAGGCGGGGGATCGCGCGCCAGAAGAGCCGGCAGCGACGGATGCGGCGGAGAAGGAGCGGGTCGAGGAAGCCCGCGCGCCTTCCAGGGTGGCGCCGCGCTTCGAAGCCGCGCTGGCGCGAGAGCTGGCGCGCGTCGCGGTGGAGTCGATGACGCCTCTCGACGCCCTGAACGAGCTGGCCCGGCTCCGCGATCGGGCGCAGAAGTCCCGGGAGCATTGA
- the mtaB gene encoding tRNA (N(6)-L-threonylcarbamoyladenosine(37)-C(2))-methylthiotransferase MtaB — MTDVALSPEGSSKTPRVSFWTLGCRLNQYDTAALRARILDSGFAEVPAGSADADVVFVNTCTVTARADQEARQLVRRLHRTRPKARIVVTGCYAQRAPEELRALPGVTAVLGSAERDDAESVMRAAAGETPWVRVGAARAIRDFKTAAPLLVGRSRALLKIQDGCDSFCTYCIVPYVRGRSRSLPPGEVLERARRLLETGFSEIVLTGADLGGYGRDLGGTGALAGLVQALLGLGARHRVRLSSIEPNKVDPVLAGLIGSEPRLCRHLHVPLQSGSNRILRAMRRGYTREEYAALVSGVSARGPVGIGADVIVGFPGEGEAQFQETYDFLEGSPITFLHVFRYSPRPGTVAARLGAGVPEAGARERAERLRALGEAKSDAFRRSLIDSTVPVVMESGRGTRGPIAMSDVYVPVELDRDPDRRDGIHLARVEGVSGGRLVGSIAATG, encoded by the coding sequence ATGACCGACGTCGCGCTATCGCCCGAGGGGTCGTCGAAGACCCCTCGGGTCTCTTTTTGGACGCTGGGGTGCCGCCTGAATCAGTACGACACCGCGGCGCTCCGGGCGCGAATCTTGGATTCGGGGTTTGCCGAAGTCCCCGCCGGATCGGCGGACGCGGACGTCGTCTTCGTGAACACGTGCACGGTCACCGCGCGGGCCGATCAGGAGGCGCGCCAGCTCGTCCGGCGGCTTCACCGCACCCGGCCGAAGGCGAGGATCGTCGTGACCGGTTGCTACGCACAACGTGCTCCCGAGGAGCTGCGGGCGCTCCCGGGGGTGACCGCGGTCCTGGGCTCCGCCGAGCGGGATGACGCGGAGTCAGTCATGCGGGCGGCGGCGGGAGAAACGCCCTGGGTCCGCGTGGGCGCCGCACGCGCCATCCGCGACTTCAAGACCGCCGCGCCCTTGCTCGTCGGACGCTCGCGCGCTCTTCTCAAGATCCAGGACGGCTGCGACTCCTTCTGCACGTATTGCATCGTCCCCTATGTGCGCGGGCGAAGCCGCAGCCTGCCGCCGGGGGAGGTCCTAGAGCGCGCGCGCAGGCTTCTTGAGACTGGATTCAGCGAGATCGTGCTCACCGGCGCGGATCTGGGCGGCTACGGCCGCGACCTCGGCGGGACGGGCGCGCTCGCCGGGCTCGTCCAGGCGCTCCTCGGCTTGGGCGCACGCCATCGGGTCCGCCTCTCGTCGATAGAGCCCAACAAGGTGGATCCGGTCCTCGCCGGGCTCATCGGCAGCGAGCCACGGCTCTGCCGGCATCTTCACGTGCCGCTCCAGAGCGGCTCGAACCGAATCTTGCGCGCGATGAGGCGCGGCTACACCCGGGAGGAGTACGCGGCGCTCGTGTCGGGGGTCTCGGCACGCGGGCCCGTCGGAATCGGAGCCGACGTGATCGTGGGCTTTCCGGGCGAGGGCGAGGCCCAGTTTCAGGAGACCTACGATTTCCTCGAGGGATCGCCGATCACCTTCCTTCACGTGTTCCGCTATTCGCCGCGCCCGGGGACCGTGGCCGCGCGCCTGGGGGCCGGAGTGCCCGAGGCGGGGGCCCGGGAGCGCGCCGAGAGGCTCCGCGCCCTGGGGGAGGCCAAGTCGGATGCGTTTCGGCGCTCCCTCATCGACTCGACCGTTCCCGTCGTGATGGAATCGGGGCGCGGAACCCGCGGGCCGATCGCGATGAGCGACGTGTACGTTCCGGTCGAGCTCGATCGTGATCCCGACCGGCGGGATGGGATCCATCTCGCCCGCGTCGAGGGGGTGTCGGGCGGGCGCCTCGTGGGATCGATCGCAGCAACGGGTTGA
- the ispH gene encoding 4-hydroxy-3-methylbut-2-enyl diphosphate reductase: MDVIVADNAGFCFGVKRAIKMANDTMDAAGSRVKSLGSLIHNPQVVSSFRKRGLEVVGDLESVDPEDTVIIRSHGVGPELKRDAAERGLKVVDTTCPFVTKAQQYAAKLIADGYKVVMIGDKNHPEVIGVVAYTENRAIVINTIAEAEALKFIPRMGVVFQTTHSIGHVQEIVGALLKRGKEVRVFNTLCGATTSMQKTAIELSSEVEAMVIVGGRQSANTAQLAEVCRKVNPRVLQIESADEIQEDWFQGLSRVGVSAGASTPDEVIADVVDRITRIEPSPAGA, translated from the coding sequence ATGGACGTGATCGTCGCGGATAACGCCGGTTTCTGCTTCGGGGTGAAACGTGCGATCAAGATGGCGAACGACACCATGGATGCGGCGGGATCCCGCGTCAAATCGCTCGGATCCCTGATCCACAATCCACAGGTCGTGAGCTCGTTTCGCAAGCGCGGGCTCGAGGTGGTGGGGGATCTCGAGAGCGTGGACCCCGAGGACACCGTCATCATCCGGTCCCACGGCGTGGGCCCGGAGCTGAAGCGGGACGCGGCGGAGCGGGGCCTCAAGGTTGTGGATACCACGTGTCCGTTCGTTACCAAGGCGCAGCAATATGCGGCCAAGCTCATCGCCGACGGCTACAAGGTCGTCATGATCGGGGACAAAAATCATCCGGAAGTGATCGGCGTCGTGGCGTATACGGAGAATCGGGCGATCGTGATCAACACCATCGCCGAGGCGGAGGCGCTCAAGTTCATCCCGAGAATGGGGGTGGTGTTCCAGACAACCCATTCGATCGGGCACGTCCAGGAAATCGTGGGCGCGCTTCTGAAGCGCGGCAAGGAAGTACGCGTGTTCAACACGCTTTGCGGGGCGACGACCTCGATGCAGAAGACTGCCATCGAGCTTTCGTCGGAAGTTGAAGCGATGGTGATCGTGGGCGGACGTCAGAGCGCGAACACGGCCCAGCTCGCGGAGGTCTGCCGCAAGGTGAATCCGCGGGTGCTCCAGATCGAGTCCGCGGACGAAATCCAGGAGGATTGGTTCCAGGGATTGTCCCGGGTCGGCGTCTCGGCGGGGGCATCGACGCCCGATGAGGTCATCGCCGACGTTGTGGACCGGATCACCCGCATCGAGCCGAGCCCCGCGGGGGCTTGA
- a CDS encoding (d)CMP kinase yields the protein MKPFVLAIDGPAGAGKSTTARGVARHLGLVHVDSGAMYRSVALLALRHGISLEDEAALVEMVGRARFQPSTDGMLVDGVSIEDTIRTTEAGEAASRVALHPRLRQKLVSLQRSFRADPGLVMEGRDIGTVVFPDADLKIFISASAEARAERRFLELRAKGQSPDQNAIVEAIRERDRRDTERVASPLVRAPDAILLETTCIGPEEQIALASRWAELARARPERASLVYRFGAGFAQAFARVFLDFHVEGLERIPRKGPLIVACNHISFWDPPLVGSSIPRPVHFVAKAELFHNPLFGALLRSYNAIPIQRGPQARSGLRGAEEVLSAGGAVLIFPEGTRNKSGTLLPPRAGVGRLSAVTRSPVLPACVTGSNQIRRSIKRQVPIRITFGSPVMPPRSGHPEREEVRDFARHVMDMIGALRADQEKRHGRDRRG from the coding sequence TTGAAACCCTTCGTGCTGGCGATCGACGGACCCGCGGGGGCGGGGAAGAGCACGACCGCCCGCGGGGTCGCGAGGCATCTGGGCCTCGTGCACGTGGATTCCGGAGCAATGTATCGGAGCGTCGCGCTGCTCGCCCTCCGGCACGGGATCTCCCTCGAGGACGAGGCGGCGCTCGTCGAGATGGTCGGTCGGGCGCGGTTTCAGCCGAGCACCGACGGGATGCTCGTGGACGGCGTGTCGATCGAGGATACGATCCGGACCACGGAGGCCGGCGAAGCCGCGTCGCGGGTGGCGCTCCATCCCCGGCTTCGCCAAAAGCTGGTCTCGCTCCAGCGCTCGTTCCGGGCGGACCCCGGGCTCGTGATGGAAGGGCGGGACATCGGGACCGTGGTCTTCCCGGACGCGGATCTCAAGATCTTCATCTCGGCAAGCGCCGAAGCGCGGGCCGAGCGGCGCTTCCTCGAGCTTCGGGCGAAGGGGCAGAGCCCCGACCAGAACGCCATCGTCGAGGCGATCCGCGAGCGGGACCGGCGGGACACCGAGCGCGTGGCGAGCCCGCTCGTGCGGGCTCCCGACGCGATCCTCCTCGAGACCACCTGCATCGGCCCCGAGGAGCAGATCGCGCTGGCCAGCCGCTGGGCCGAGCTGGCGCGCGCGCGCCCGGAGCGGGCGAGCCTCGTCTATCGGTTCGGGGCTGGATTCGCGCAGGCCTTCGCGCGGGTCTTCCTCGACTTCCACGTGGAGGGGCTGGAGCGAATTCCACGTAAGGGCCCGCTGATCGTGGCGTGCAACCACATCTCCTTTTGGGACCCGCCCTTGGTCGGCTCCTCCATCCCAAGGCCGGTCCACTTCGTGGCGAAGGCGGAATTATTCCATAATCCTCTGTTCGGAGCCCTCCTCCGGTCGTATAATGCCATCCCAATTCAACGGGGGCCGCAGGCCCGCAGCGGGCTCCGCGGGGCAGAGGAGGTGCTCTCCGCGGGAGGCGCCGTCCTGATCTTTCCGGAAGGGACGCGGAACAAGAGCGGTACGCTGTTACCCCCCCGGGCCGGGGTGGGACGTCTCTCGGCGGTTACACGGTCCCCGGTTTTGCCCGCGTGCGTCACAGGCTCAAATCAAATCCGCCGCTCGATCAAGCGGCAGGTTCCGATCCGGATCACATTCGGCTCGCCCGTGATGCCCCCCCGTTCGGGTCATCCCGAGCGGGAGGAAGTGCGCGACTTCGCCCGGCACGTCATGGACATGATCGGGGCGCTGCGCGCGGACCAGGAGAAACGACATGGACGTGATCGTCGCGGATAA